A genomic window from Candidatus Pelagisphaera phototrophica includes:
- a CDS encoding efflux RND transporter permease subunit, which produces MKKVSHFAIATRRPVSVLMIVLAVCVFGYVSYRKLALTLMPDISYPTLTVRTEYPGTAPQEVETQVSQRLEQELGIIQKLNSITSISKADQSDIIMEFAWGADMSEATQSIREKLDRVRMPRDAKRPLILRYDPTLDPIMRIGMTGPYPLDELRLYAEEIVQRELEGEEGLAAVKVIGGLEEEYQVRIYEDKLVSLNLDIQQVNSRLAQNNVNLPGGRLQEGRVRYSIRTLNEFKSIEEIGSIVIARKNEVNVLLSDIADIERSHKEIQIETKVNGRESVEIEIYKDADANIVEVAQRVRNRIYGTPEQRDYVADQLAENGGRRNRAERSMNTSEERRLAALAAREERAMTNYVEYTLPEGYSLEVLTDQSIFIKQSIDEVKGNAVIGGLIAVFVIFLFLRNVGHTAIIGITIPVSIVATFAPMELSDVSLNIISLGGLALGVGMLVDNSIVVLESIFRCREEGDSFVDSTVRGVSEVGGAVTASTLTTIAVFMPIVFVEGVAGQVFGDMSLTVVFSLLASLAVSLYFIPMLASRKFGDEGDRPARKLSDVFSLVFLTDSWQKFTGSIHSYHKGFNTGGWLYRTVAGLAYPVVALVLFTSLPFRILMCLLGKVVTFLFMAILFVFGLFVWVGKQLIRAIGPFLKVFDFAFESILSFYRNFLNWALNNKIFVASIAFVSFGLTIGFVFPRLGSELIPSVHQGEFNVKVKLPVGTPIEDTIEVIRSIEVRVLESEYVARTAVLVGTDGGASSGSDEGENTGVITTALIDGSSKQMEATVLEDLRQYASNIPDIEIEVSYPELFSIKAPIEVELFGHDLEDMKIASTLVVAAIQAIPGIVDVQSSVLKGNPEVQIIYDRQRLSQLNIDLKTVAELVRNKIQGQIPTEFQKRDRQVDIMVRLEENDRMGLDELRSIIINPRSEVPIPLSSIATLRVREGPNEIRHLDQQRGAIISANVNGIDLSEASLLIEDALLKLELPPGFDYDVTGQAAEMKHSIDSLMFALALALFLVYIVMASKFESLIHPLIILFTVPLAIIGVVIVLFLGGWSLNILVFIGLIMLAGIVVNNAIVLVDYINNLRRGGMEKMEAVKTAAQARFRPILMTTMTTVLGLIPMALGLGEGSEIRVPLAITVISGLTTSTFLTLIVIPSVYLLVDYKKIEVESEEMVEELEREAALGG; this is translated from the coding sequence GTGAAAAAAGTTTCCCATTTTGCAATAGCGACGCGCCGGCCGGTGTCTGTTTTAATGATCGTTCTCGCAGTTTGCGTCTTCGGGTACGTTTCGTATCGCAAGTTGGCTCTGACTTTGATGCCTGATATCTCGTACCCGACTCTGACGGTGCGTACCGAGTATCCGGGGACGGCTCCTCAGGAAGTGGAGACACAGGTTTCGCAACGCTTAGAGCAAGAACTGGGAATTATTCAAAAACTGAATTCGATCACCTCAATCTCCAAAGCCGACCAGTCGGATATTATCATGGAGTTCGCTTGGGGCGCGGACATGAGCGAGGCGACACAGTCCATTCGGGAAAAGCTGGACCGGGTGAGAATGCCGCGGGATGCGAAACGGCCGCTCATTCTCCGATACGATCCGACCTTGGACCCGATAATGCGGATAGGGATGACAGGTCCTTATCCCCTGGACGAGCTGCGGCTGTATGCGGAGGAAATTGTCCAGCGGGAATTGGAGGGAGAGGAAGGCCTAGCGGCGGTAAAGGTCATCGGAGGACTTGAGGAGGAATACCAAGTTCGCATCTACGAGGATAAGCTAGTTTCCTTGAATTTAGATATTCAGCAGGTGAATTCCCGCTTAGCGCAAAATAATGTCAATTTGCCCGGTGGGCGTCTGCAGGAAGGTAGAGTACGATACTCGATCCGCACTTTGAATGAGTTCAAGTCGATTGAGGAAATCGGATCGATCGTGATTGCTCGAAAAAACGAGGTCAACGTATTGCTCAGTGATATCGCTGACATTGAGCGGAGTCACAAGGAAATTCAAATCGAGACCAAAGTGAATGGCCGAGAGAGCGTTGAAATTGAGATCTACAAGGATGCCGACGCGAACATTGTCGAGGTAGCACAGCGAGTTCGAAACCGCATCTATGGGACACCCGAGCAGCGGGATTATGTTGCGGATCAGTTAGCTGAAAACGGTGGTCGGAGAAATCGTGCCGAGCGGAGTATGAATACAAGCGAGGAAAGGCGGTTGGCCGCACTCGCCGCTCGGGAAGAAAGAGCCATGACCAACTATGTCGAGTACACTTTGCCGGAAGGCTATTCCCTAGAGGTGCTTACCGACCAGTCTATCTTCATTAAACAGTCGATTGACGAGGTAAAGGGGAACGCAGTAATTGGCGGACTAATAGCGGTATTCGTTATTTTTCTATTTCTAAGAAACGTAGGGCATACCGCGATTATCGGGATTACTATTCCTGTCTCGATCGTCGCCACCTTCGCTCCGATGGAGCTTTCGGATGTGTCATTGAACATCATTTCACTGGGAGGATTGGCTCTTGGCGTCGGAATGCTGGTCGACAATTCGATCGTCGTGTTGGAGAGCATTTTTCGGTGCCGTGAGGAAGGAGACAGCTTTGTCGATTCCACAGTTCGAGGCGTGTCAGAAGTGGGAGGTGCGGTGACCGCCTCTACCTTGACGACAATCGCCGTATTCATGCCAATCGTTTTTGTGGAGGGAGTTGCCGGTCAGGTCTTTGGTGACATGTCATTGACCGTGGTCTTTTCGCTTCTAGCGTCTCTTGCAGTGTCTCTCTATTTTATACCCATGCTCGCGTCACGAAAATTTGGTGACGAAGGCGATCGGCCTGCTAGAAAGCTATCGGATGTCTTCAGTCTCGTTTTTTTGACTGATTCCTGGCAAAAGTTTACTGGGTCCATTCACAGTTATCATAAAGGTTTTAATACGGGTGGGTGGCTTTACCGAACCGTAGCGGGGCTAGCCTATCCTGTGGTGGCGCTGGTCCTGTTTACGTCTCTTCCTTTCCGAATTCTCATGTGCTTGCTGGGTAAGGTGGTTACCTTCCTCTTCATGGCGATACTGTTCGTCTTCGGGCTATTCGTATGGGTGGGTAAACAGCTCATCCGTGCCATAGGACCTTTCTTGAAAGTTTTCGATTTTGCTTTCGAAAGTATCCTCTCATTCTATCGGAACTTTTTGAATTGGGCGCTGAACAACAAGATTTTCGTTGCGAGCATCGCGTTCGTTTCTTTCGGCCTCACGATTGGATTTGTCTTTCCCCGGTTGGGAAGCGAACTGATACCTTCGGTTCACCAGGGTGAGTTTAATGTGAAGGTCAAACTTCCGGTGGGTACTCCGATTGAGGATACGATTGAAGTGATTCGATCAATTGAGGTGAGAGTTCTAGAAAGCGAATATGTAGCCCGTACTGCGGTTCTTGTGGGAACGGATGGCGGAGCTTCTAGTGGGTCGGATGAAGGGGAAAACACTGGGGTCATTACGACCGCTCTGATTGACGGTTCCAGCAAGCAGATGGAGGCAACGGTACTGGAGGATCTAAGGCAGTATGCTTCCAACATTCCCGACATAGAGATCGAGGTCAGCTATCCGGAGCTCTTTAGTATAAAGGCTCCCATAGAAGTAGAACTGTTTGGCCATGATCTAGAAGACATGAAAATCGCGAGCACCTTAGTTGTTGCGGCAATTCAGGCGATTCCAGGAATTGTTGATGTGCAATCGAGCGTACTAAAGGGAAATCCAGAAGTTCAGATTATTTATGATCGGCAGCGGCTCTCTCAATTGAATATTGATTTGAAAACGGTGGCCGAGCTCGTTCGAAACAAGATCCAGGGGCAAATTCCGACGGAGTTTCAAAAGCGAGACCGACAAGTCGACATCATGGTCCGACTGGAAGAGAATGACCGGATGGGATTGGACGAGTTGAGAAGCATCATCATAAACCCTCGGAGTGAAGTTCCTATACCACTGTCATCGATCGCCACTTTGAGAGTTAGAGAAGGGCCGAATGAAATACGACACTTGGATCAGCAACGCGGTGCGATCATTTCTGCAAATGTAAATGGGATCGATCTATCGGAAGCGTCGTTATTAATCGAGGACGCCTTGTTAAAGTTGGAACTGCCACCTGGGTTTGACTATGATGTGACGGGTCAGGCGGCTGAGATGAAGCACTCAATTGACAGCTTGATGTTCGCGCTAGCCTTGGCACTTTTCTTGGTTTACATTGTTATGGCTAGCAAATTCGAGTCGCTGATCCATCCATTGATTATTCTCTTTACGGTACCTCTCGCGATTATCGGGGTCGTTATCGTTCTCTTCCTCGGAGGATGGTCGCTCAATATCCTTGTATTCATCGGACTGATTATGCTCGCAGGCATCGTCGTGAACAACGCCATCGTACTGGTCGACTACATAAATAACTTACGTCGGGGTGGAATGGAAAAAATGGAGGCGGTGAAGACTGCTGCACAAGCGCGTTTCCGTCCTATCTTAATGACTACGATGACCACTGTCTTAGGACTTATCCCGATGGCGCTTGGGCTGGGGGAAGGTTCGGAGATTAGAGTGCCCTTGGCTATTACTGTGATTTCAGGCCTGACAACTTCAACATTCCTAACGCTTATTGTCATTCCTTCAGTCTACCTCTTGGTAGACTATAAAAAGATCGAAGTAGAGTCGGAAGAAATGGTGGAGGAATTAGAGAGAGAAGCGGCTCTGGGGGGTTAA